The Verrucomicrobiia bacterium genomic interval CACTCGCTCTGCTCGATGTAAAAGTCAATGTCCTTGGTGTTTCGCCAGCGCCCCGTGTAACTCGCCATCGCAAACCCGCCGCCGAGCATGAACGTCACGCCTGCGGCTCGAAGGCTGTTTATGGCATCGAGATAGACAGTCCATTGTTCATCCGAGATGGCCTTCGTCCACTTGAACTGGAGCCGCGGCCTGCGTCCGAGCGTTTCCCGTACTGGCCGCCGCGTTCGCGCCATGCGGGTAGAACGCGGTAATTCAGAATGGTTATTTCTGCCGCGCGAGGAAGCTTTTAGTTTAGCCATTGATGACTTCGCCGCCGTTGGGGTGAAGGACCTGGCCCGTCATAAATGATGAATCGGCCGATGCGAGATACACGAACGCGGGCGCCACTTCCATTGGCTGCCCGGGACGTTTCAGTGGCACATCGGAACCGAACTTCTCCACTTTCTCGGCGGGAAAAGTCGACGGAATCAGGGGCGTCCAAATGGGACCTGGCGCGACGGCGTTCACGCGAATCCCTTTTTCCGCAAGCGCCTCCGACAGCGATCGCGTGAAACTCACAATAGCGCCCTTGGTGGATGAATAATCCAGCAGATGGCTGCTGCCGCGATACGCGGTGACCGACGTGGTGTTGATGATCGCGGAGCCTGGCTTGAGATGTTTGAGGGCCGCTTTCACCATGAAGAACATCGCGAAGATGTTCGTCCGGAATGTCCGCTCCAATTGTTCGCGGCTGATGTCCTCGATACTCTTCTGCGGATGCTGTTCAGCGGCGTTGTTTACCAGAATGTTCAGTCCCCCGAGGGTTGCGACAGTCTCATCGACCATCTTCTGGCACGTGGATTCCCACCCAATGTCCCCAGCGATCAAGTGACATTTCTTCCCTTCCGCTTCGACGAGGCGCTTGGTCTCGCGCGCGTCCTCGTGTTCGTTCAGGTACGTGACACAAACGTCAGCTCCCTCGCGCGCAAACAGTACGGAAACGGCGCGCCCGATGCCGCTGTCACCTCCTGTGATAAGAGCAACCTTGCCCTTGAGCTTGCCCGCTCCGCGATAGTCAGGAGGCGTCACCTTCGGCCGCGGGGACATTTCTGTCTCGCGCCCTGGCCTGCGAGATTGCGTCTGCGGTGGAAGCGTCTGTTCCTTCGGCCCTGTTTTTTTCGCCATAGGTTCTGGATCAAGCCCGATCGTGGATTGCCATCACTCCTTCATGATGGGCACAGCTGGCGCAGCAGAAGAAACTGCCCCCTGCCTCGGTCCCATGGCCAATGATACGGCACCCGCAATGGGAACACGCAG includes:
- a CDS encoding SDR family oxidoreductase, producing MAKKTGPKEQTLPPQTQSRRPGRETEMSPRPKVTPPDYRGAGKLKGKVALITGGDSGIGRAVSVLFAREGADVCVTYLNEHEDARETKRLVEAEGKKCHLIAGDIGWESTCQKMVDETVATLGGLNILVNNAAEQHPQKSIEDISREQLERTFRTNIFAMFFMVKAALKHLKPGSAIINTTSVTAYRGSSHLLDYSSTKGAIVSFTRSLSEALAEKGIRVNAVAPGPIWTPLIPSTFPAEKVEKFGSDVPLKRPGQPMEVAPAFVYLASADSSFMTGQVLHPNGGEVING